The Streptomyces sp. NBC_00440 genome contains a region encoding:
- a CDS encoding GntR family transcriptional regulator — protein MSKPAADPALSLELSVDRSSPVPLYFQLAQQLESAIERGRLVPGSLLGNEIDLAGRLGLSRPTVRQAIQSLVDKGLLVRRRGVGTQVVHSRIRRPLELSSLYDDLLAAGQRPTTRVLRNETVPATAEAAAALAVPEGSQVRYVERLRLAYGEPMAQLRNYLPEGLLTLDTPRLEATGLYRLLRVAGITLHSARQSVGARAATAEEAIRLAEPEGAPLLTMERTTYDSTGRAVEFGTHTYRASRYSFEFQLLVRP, from the coding sequence GTGTCCAAACCCGCGGCCGACCCCGCCCTCAGCCTTGAGCTCAGCGTGGACCGCAGCAGCCCGGTCCCGCTGTACTTCCAGCTCGCCCAGCAGCTGGAGTCGGCCATCGAGCGGGGCAGGCTCGTCCCGGGCAGCCTGCTGGGCAACGAGATCGACCTCGCGGGCCGGCTCGGCCTGTCGCGTCCCACCGTCCGTCAGGCCATCCAGTCGCTGGTCGACAAGGGGCTGCTGGTACGCCGCAGAGGCGTCGGCACCCAGGTGGTGCACAGCCGGATCAGGCGCCCCCTCGAACTGAGCAGCCTCTACGACGACCTGCTCGCCGCGGGCCAGCGGCCCACCACCCGGGTCCTGCGCAACGAGACCGTCCCCGCGACGGCCGAGGCCGCCGCCGCGCTCGCGGTGCCCGAGGGCAGCCAGGTCCGGTACGTCGAGCGGCTGCGGCTCGCGTACGGAGAGCCCATGGCGCAGCTCCGCAACTACCTGCCGGAAGGGCTGCTGACCCTCGACACACCCCGCCTTGAGGCCACCGGCCTGTACCGGCTGCTGCGCGTCGCCGGGATCACCCTGCACAGCGCCCGCCAGTCGGTGGGCGCACGGGCCGCGACCGCCGAGGAAGCGATACGCCTCGCGGAACCCGAGGGTGCGCCGCTGCTGACGATGGAGCGCACCACGTACGACTCCACGGGACGGGCCGTCGAGTTCGGCACGCACACCTACCGCGCCTCGCGGTACTCCTTCGAGTTCCAGCTCCTGGTGCGCCCGTAG